In the genome of Xenopus tropicalis strain Nigerian chromosome 10, UCB_Xtro_10.0, whole genome shotgun sequence, the window cctatgctgatggtgagatcccctttccccccccacccccaatgacacactcattccccctctcttggtagggaatcccataacctgactgcccttacagtaaagagccccttcctatgctgatggtgagatctcctttcctccccacccccaatgaatcactcatccCGGTAGGAAATCCCATAACCTGATGGCCCTTAATTAAACCTATCCTAACTGCACCTCCTATTTAAACATGTACCCTAACTAATCATTTATATAATGACAATCACCTTTCCACCCCTTACACGCAACCAAAATCTGGTAGGGGATTGAACAGATACCGTGCTATTAAGTCCGTCACTCAGTCACATGAACTAATAGATGCATTCTCTCCCGACAGGCCTGCATTGGACCCTAACTTGGTGCCTAATGCCAGTGATATATAATAAGTTTGATTTAGCAAAGTGAGCAAAGATCTTATTAAGTTGTGCCTGGGTATGGCCAGCATTGAACAATAGCTAAACTCTTAAGATACGGTTCTGCCAAAAGGAAACAGAGATTAGCTAAGAGGATAGGAATTGGCAGAACCCTATCAGCAGAACTGGAATCCTCTCTCCTTTCCCAGCTGTAGCAGTGAGAGCCAGAATGACAGCACATTAGGCGCAATAACAATATTATCTGGCTCCTTGTCTCATGTTTTTATGTGCTTAGAATTCCCACATCTCATTTAAAGCCACAGAAATCATCTCCTTTGGTTTAGTAATCAATACCTGGTGCTCCCTCTGGTCTCCGAGTGGTAGGATGTGTCCACAGTTTTACCGCAATTTCCTTCGTTCTAAatgccaaaaaacaaaaatgattctgCATACAAAACATATATGACATAAGCCAGGGGGACCTGGAACAGACTGCCAGTGCATTCCCACCCCATGCAATATGGGCAATTATCTCGTTAGCTTGGAAGTCAGTAATGAGGTGGTGTGAGGAGGGGGAATATGGATGAGAAGATACTTTTGTTTATAAGGGCCATTTGTAGCAAGACAGGCTGAGCAAAGATCTGATTTATGCTATTATTATgctattatttctatattttacatATGGGAGATGAAGACCCAACTGAAAAGGCCAAGTGCCCCCCATTGCATTCAATGCCACATGTTAGTAAATTTAGCCTAATATATAAGTAGATAATAGatattttaaaaaactatatattaggCATTTAAAATATTGTGGTGTGGAATGAACTAGGAGACGTGACACATGACACAAGAGAAAACACGCCAGGGTGACACATAGCATAACACGTGGCAGGGAGTTGGCTGATCCAACAAGACCATAATTGCAATAATTTAATCTTCAATAACATCCTAGGACTGTTGTGGGGGCAACCACATTTTAGGTGAGTAAAACctgactttattataagcaagtGACACAAATATCTGCCTGGCTACTAGTGCTACCAAGTGGAAATATCTGGAAGTGCGCCATCCAAGCTGTCCACCATCAGAGCCTGACAACCAAGCTTGAGTCATATTTGGGGCAAATAATAACAGAGCAGACTAAAAGTGATATGGAACTGCCCTTCAAGAAACAAATAATTGGTATAATTTTATCCTATTAATTGCATACATTCTGTCTTAGAAGTAGGGAAAGCTCTTCTGTGCTATATATCTTCTTTCCCATGGCATTACTAAGAAAATGGATCCCTAATTGTCAAAGAAAATTTAAACTACAGCTTTTATTATAATCAGGGACCTTCTTGCAAACTCGACCCGCACGTGAATTATTTCTTTCACTTTAAACCACTAAAGAATGAGTGTTTATCTAACAATCCAGAATTATCCGCTATGCTATCGTGTTTCTAAAATCTAATCTCTTTACTAAAGGGCACTACAATAAACAAAAAGCAATAGTGTTTATTTTCAAGTATTATACAGCCTTATTTGCCAAACCTGAAAAGCAGCGAGCGCCTAAAAATCACAGTAGATAAAGCAAAATCCCAAAGTGAACAGCAGCATCGCTTCAGTGTTTCTGAAACTGGAAAACTAGCATAAAGCCAGGCCAGCTTGAAAGAACAAGACATGGAAGCAGAATTTGGGAATGAACAGAAACATCTTATAAAATTGTACCCACATACACAAATGGAATGGTGCAACAATGGAGTAGGTGGGACATAGACATTTACAGCACAGCCTGAAACAATAATCACATAAACAGAATTCAAAATACTCATAGTAACTAATGTTACATCCAGCCCCCCACTGTTAATACCCCAATCTGGAGCCAGAAGCAAGATGTTAGCCCTAGATtgtaagattatatatatataatcactatAATAAACATTTGATAGGGGTGATGCATGATAAGGTTAAGATTCAGCCAAATGGTGGCCCAACATTCTTTATTTGCCTCTGTGGCCACGGACCCGTGCAGGAGTCtgtatgtacatacacacacacacacatcacattattttgtatatagtatattgaatgcccagaacattccttttctgcatGTACCTTTAGCTGAAAGCTAAAGCCATTAAAGGGATTgctcaccttgaaattaactttttatataacgtagacattaatattctgagactatttgcaactggttttaatTATTAATAGTTTttccgttatttagcttttttttgatcggcgctctccagtttggaattttagcagctatctggttgctagggtcttgtttaccgtATCAAccagaatggaatatgaatagaagagagattaaatagaaagataaggaatacaaagtaacaataaaattacaattgtagcctcacagagcaagttgactttttggctgccgggggcagtgacccccatgtgaaagctggaaagatgtaataattcaataataataatgaagaccaattgcaaagttgctagtaataggacattctataaaattctagttaatgtaaaggtgaatgcAAAGACAATGGATTCTGCCCATTTGGAAAGAGTCAAAATGCTACTTTACAAGACTGCAGTATGTAACTGTTTCTACTCACTGTTGACTCTGAAGCTTATTCTAATATTTCAGTATCTTTCCTCTCTACCTGCACAGTGAGACCTGGCCTCAATTGTTTCACCTAACAAAGCCACCACTCTGCACACGGGTTTCTGTAAAAAtccaaaaaaggttttttttagtcATGTTTATATATTACAGAGCCAATATCTCTTGCAGCATTCAACATAGAAAAACAGGCAGAATCAAGTAAAAGTCGTAAGGCAGTATAACGACACAATGTACAAAGCTGGTCTTGCCTCCTTCCGTTATGTCCTTTGCTTAAAGTTACGCATGTGCGATGCGATAGAAGATGAAATCTCTGCATTCCTTTTGTTTTGCCCATAATAATCCACAAAGGATCCATCTGGTGCAAGCAGATACATGATAATAGTGTGGTCTACCTGTTGGGAAAAGGTGCAATTAATTCAACCGAACTCATTTACTTCTTTGTCTGAGGCCTAGGGTGACACAAGATCACGATTCCCCTTGTTTATTTTGGTCATAAAGTCCATTTAAAATTTACAATGTACTTATAATTTACTTACTATATAGTCATTATCTTCATCTTTTGGTCCTGAGCTGAAATAGACCCTATAAGCTTTGGCCACTTTCTCAATTTGTTCAGAGGAACCAGTTAATCCAATCAGTTTGGGAGAAAATTCTAGTAAAGAAAAAATGGTAACTGTAGCACATCATTTTCACAAGACATGGGCAGAACCCAAGAAAGCGGTAAAAATGACAGTGTTGGGTCCCGAAAAAATCTTACCTTTAACATAGTTGGCGACTGCATCTTTGCTATCACGTTCAGGGTCAATAGTGATGAAAAGTGGAGTTAAATTTGGGAGTGTTGGTATTTTATCTtaagaagtaaaaaaataaatatataaatgattaatATATAGAAACATGAGTTTCTACCCGACACTACACTGTAAGTTTATACAACTACAGCCAATAAGCGATACATAGACCTAAGCTGGCCATATGTGTACAGATAAAAACCCAGTTTTGCatgattttcggaccatgtgtgggctcagaattatcgtccTCATAATTTCCGGACAATTGCGATTGGTCGTTTATTCGataggccaggttagaaaattttcgttggataacgataaaatctgatgtgtatatatgtatgtatatatagtatgaTATTGTatgtgacaatatccttggggacctacaatgggagtcactttcataCGGTCGTTGTCTGCCAACTACTTCATGtccagaacatcctcccatttgttattttagggctttatcctacaatttcagtgaaTGTTacttttagatcattgcattcgATATGCgaacgttcgtcggaagaagactaaaatctgaaagtatatggccagctttaagcaatTAACAGATGGTTTGTGTTTATTCATTTCTATCCACTAGTTCACAAAAATACTTAAACTCACACTTGTATATAAAACctgattttaaaggacatgttaaccccacACCGTATCACCCGACAGTGTCTGAACGAGGAGATCCAGGGTCCCAATAATTGGCAGGATCCTacaaacagcctctttgaaatctttcaatacctgccactctggttgtccagaggttaatagtaagactgcagCAACCCCTTAATCACtcagatttccttctcttcctgtaacccactcggccccctctctcgggaatttgctttggctgttggctagtgagcatgctcagttgttctaagctcagattactaaacacgccctctagtctagcagccagtgaagagatggcattgctggttaccaaagaaactcagctctagctgtctgcttcaatttttttctcctaactttctctccggagctcagctcaaacaaagcagaacttttatcagacagttgtgcctgtgtgagcctgtattcttgatgaaatatatgctaaataagggcctgtgtgtgtgtatgctgtttgaaGATTtatatgtatctgattatgtagaggaaaaatggccaccgggtaaaGGCTGCTacttgctttaggaaaatgtgatggtgctagcaaacggagcagatatatgcagtacaaataatgccatttgggtgggggaaacatgtctaactgatatacattgacggcaaatgtagactttacatgtcctttaagttaacCACACCTAACCAGGATATATCAGTTGGTAAACAGAGGACTTAATTATAAAGTTATATTTACATGAAACAAGAATTGTTAGTTTGACTGAATACACACAAAGGGTGAAACAACAGGTTATATTATTACCAATCTCATCTACCACCAGAATCATTTTTTCAATTTCTTCAGGACAAATGTCCGGACAGTGTGTGAATCCGAAGTAAAGCAGGACCCATTGGCCGAGATAATCTTTGTCTGTTTTGGGTTGCCCGTTGTGATCAATTAAAGAGAATGGTCCACCCAGCAATGGCTTCCCCAGGGAACGTTTCCTTTCTTGCTCTAGCTCTACAAAAGAAATGTTTCATGACAAAATTAGAGCCAGTGATCCGTGCCCAGTTGCATTAGTAAACATTTGGACACAACAGATAAGCTATTGATAAACAGCTGAATGGGGGTGACAAgacacatatatttatttcaaaggtcCACTTTCAAAAATATCACTTCCTTTATTAGATATAAAAAGAAACAACACACACGtatacaataaacatttttaatatctgTCCTAAGACAACCTGACAAACACCACCAGGAAGGCTCATTGGGTAGTTTTACAGAGCACCCATTTCCATATTTGCCCTAGGGCCTATACTCACCTGTTGCCCACAACATAGCATCAATTTGGGAAGGAATACAGGTACCACTGTTGTTTTAGTTGTTCTGTTAAGCTTTAttgtagaattaaaaaaaaattaaaaacaacctTGTATGTAAATACTTGAATTTCAGTA includes:
- the sco1 gene encoding protein SCO1 homolog, mitochondrial isoform X1, with the protein product MAALIGLYGRVGMGSARGAALWGLAAPARNGTGSYLCAVCCRNSRNIRLLSTLPPPPPGKKTGPSKPGPVSWKSLALTVALGGALMAGMKYLKKEKEDKLEQERKRSLGKPLLGGPFSLIDHNGQPKTDKDYLGQWVLLYFGFTHCPDICPEEIEKMILVVDEIDKIPTLPNLTPLFITIDPERDSKDAVANYVKEFSPKLIGLTGSSEQIEKVAKAYRVYFSSGPKDEDNDYIVDHTIIMYLLAPDGSFVDYYGQNKRNAEISSSIASHMRNFKQRT
- the sco1 gene encoding protein SCO1 homolog, mitochondrial isoform X2; the protein is MTDGLLQTGSYLCAVCCRNSRNIRLLSTLPPPPPGKKTGPSKPGPVSWKSLALTVALGGALMAGMKYLKKEKEDKLEQERKRSLGKPLLGGPFSLIDHNGQPKTDKDYLGQWVLLYFGFTHCPDICPEEIEKMILVVDEIDKIPTLPNLTPLFITIDPERDSKDAVANYVKEFSPKLIGLTGSSEQIEKVAKAYRVYFSSGPKDEDNDYIVDHTIIMYLLAPDGSFVDYYGQNKRNAEISSSIASHMRNFKQRT